TTGGGAATTATTCATCCATCCAAAATTTGTTTTTACTGTTGGTTTAAAATCAGTTCCAGATCCAATCCTCATTCCCCGCTCACAATCCCCACTTTATGAGTACATTTAGGGTGGGGAATTCCGCGATATGTTAAATGAATACCAAATTTTTTTCTCAATACGATTTTCTATATCGTTTTATAAAAGCTGCTACTGTCAACGCAGCGTCAAACATGATGATTCCCTTGGCAGGTGCAATTAGCGTAGCTTTCATGGGACATTTACCCAATATTAATTATTTAGCAGGGGTAGCATTAGGCGCGATTTTGTTTAGTTTTCTCTACGAAAGTTGTTCTTTCATCAAGTCAGGAACAACGGTTATGACATCTCAAGCAGTCGGTAGAGATGACAGAGAAGCAATGCTTTTAGCAGGGCTACAAAATGGTTTAATCGCTTTAGGATTAGGTCTACTTTTCCTGCTGTTGCAATATCCCCTAGGTAAGCTAGGCTTTATGTTATTGAGTGCTACAACTGATGTAAAACTTGCCGGAATTGCTTATTTTAATAGCCGGATTTGGGGAGCGCCTGCGGCTTTAGTTAACTTAGTCTTAATAGGATGGTTGCTGGCCAGAGAAAAAAATCGTCAAGTTTGGTTACTAACTATCATTGGTAATGTTGCTAATGTTGTTCTGGATTACCTTCTTATTATCCTTTGGGATTGGTCAAGTATGGGTGCGGGATTGTCCCAAGCTATCAGCCAATATCTAACTTTATTTGTAGGAATGGTAATGATTAGCCGTGAAGTTTCCTACCAAGAAATTGCTAATTTAATAGCAAAAGTTTGCAATTTTTCGGCTTTAAAAGCTATTTTTGTGATCAATGGTAATCTCTCTGTGAGGTCTACAGTTATAGTATCTATTTTTGTCCTGTTCACTGCTTTTAGCTCTACACTGGGAACCGATGTTTTGGCAGAAAATGTTTTACTGCTGCAAATAGTCGCATTGAGTATGTATATGTGTGATGGCGTAGAATATGCCACCGTAACTTTAACTGGTAACTTTCAAGGTCAAGAAGCAAAACATAAATTTGTGCCACTTTTGCAAATTGCCTTAGTTATTAATTTAGCGATCACTTTAGTAATTGGTTTGCTGGCTATCTTGTTTCCTGACCCTATATTTCAGATATTCACTAATCATGCTGAATTAATAGCAACAATTAAAGTTTATATCCCTTGGGTAATCCTGGTTATAGTTGGATCTGGATTTGCTTATATTCTTGATGGATATTTCGCCGGTTTGGGTGAGGGAACTATTATTCGGAATACTTATTTGATCAGTGGCTCTCTGGGATTTATTTCTCTAACTTTATCAACATTTTATTTTCATAGTAATCATGGTTTATGGTTATCTTTATCCATA
The window above is part of the Dolichospermum sp. DET69 genome. Proteins encoded here:
- a CDS encoding MATE family efflux transporter translates to MNTKFFSQYDFLYRFIKAATVNAASNMMIPLAGAISVAFMGHLPNINYLAGVALGAILFSFLYESCSFIKSGTTVMTSQAVGRDDREAMLLAGLQNGLIALGLGLLFLLLQYPLGKLGFMLLSATTDVKLAGIAYFNSRIWGAPAALVNLVLIGWLLAREKNRQVWLLTIIGNVANVVLDYLLIILWDWSSMGAGLSQAISQYLTLFVGMVMISREVSYQEIANLIAKVCNFSALKAIFVINGNLSVRSTVIVSIFVLFTAFSSTLGTDVLAENVLLLQIVALSMYMCDGVEYATVTLTGNFQGQEAKHKFVPLLQIALVINLAITLVIGLLAILFPDPIFQIFTNHAELIATIKVYIPWVILVIVGSGFAYILDGYFAGLGEGTIIRNTYLISGSLGFISLTLSTFYFHSNHGLWLSLSIFMISSALILGIQIPMTLPSNEDKEAVTTNEIQTIG